One region of Myxococcus fulvus genomic DNA includes:
- a CDS encoding cytochrome P450, which translates to MASPQAPSSAPGPRGLPVWLNVLRQEHDPLGYFTQGFRKYGDVVRFDTGASATYMVSHPDQIRYFLTENAPNYSKQELSEDPFLGNGLFVSEGNYWRRQRRLVQPSFHRDRLAGLLGGMVDLVQRTLTAWEADATSRPFDMAAQMGSLSLRMTTRALYSEEPDAAAAAAVGRMMWIMNDRGTFMSRLLRLERLPIYKKKWADFFGTLRMLNVKAKEVIAQRKAGGPQDDIMAMLVAAKDRDTGESMTDKELRDEFMNLFSGHEGPGVALTWAWHLLSQNPDIEARLASECTAVLGGRAPTLEDLPRLRYATQVFEETIRLYPPAWRLLRTAKDADTLGGYPVEPGASVLAVPYVFHRHPEFWPRPDVFDPDRFTPEQKAARHKFAYLPFGAGQHICIGNNLALMFGALVLAMVSQRYRFHAIPGRRVDIYPGIALLPKGGMPMRPERRG; encoded by the coding sequence ATGGCATCGCCTCAAGCACCTTCGTCCGCCCCCGGCCCCCGGGGTCTTCCCGTCTGGCTCAATGTCCTGCGTCAGGAGCACGACCCGTTGGGTTACTTCACCCAGGGTTTTCGCAAGTATGGCGACGTGGTCCGCTTCGACACGGGCGCCTCGGCGACCTACATGGTGAGTCACCCGGATCAGATCCGGTACTTCCTCACCGAGAACGCGCCCAACTACTCGAAGCAGGAGCTGTCCGAGGACCCCTTCCTGGGCAACGGGCTCTTCGTGAGCGAGGGGAACTACTGGCGGCGCCAGCGCCGGCTCGTCCAGCCCTCGTTCCATCGGGATCGCCTGGCCGGCCTCCTGGGCGGCATGGTGGACCTGGTCCAGCGGACGCTCACCGCGTGGGAGGCGGACGCCACCTCGCGGCCGTTCGACATGGCCGCCCAGATGGGGAGCCTGTCGCTGCGGATGACCACGCGTGCGCTCTACTCCGAGGAGCCGGACGCGGCGGCGGCGGCGGCCGTCGGGCGGATGATGTGGATCATGAACGACCGGGGGACGTTCATGTCGCGGCTGCTGCGGCTGGAGCGGCTGCCCATCTACAAGAAGAAGTGGGCGGACTTCTTCGGCACCCTGCGGATGCTCAACGTCAAGGCGAAGGAGGTCATCGCCCAGCGCAAGGCCGGCGGTCCCCAGGACGACATCATGGCGATGCTGGTGGCGGCGAAGGACCGCGACACCGGCGAGTCGATGACGGACAAGGAGCTGCGCGACGAGTTCATGAACCTGTTCTCCGGCCACGAGGGACCGGGTGTGGCGCTCACCTGGGCCTGGCACCTGCTGTCGCAGAACCCGGACATCGAGGCGCGGCTCGCGTCGGAGTGCACCGCGGTGCTCGGTGGCCGCGCCCCGACGCTCGAGGACCTGCCCCGGCTGCGCTACGCGACGCAGGTGTTCGAGGAGACGATTCGCCTGTATCCCCCCGCGTGGCGGCTCTTGCGCACGGCGAAGGACGCGGACACGCTCGGGGGCTACCCCGTGGAGCCGGGCGCGTCCGTGCTCGCCGTGCCCTACGTCTTCCACCGTCATCCGGAGTTCTGGCCGCGTCCGGACGTGTTCGACCCGGACCGCTTCACGCCGGAGCAGAAGGCCGCGCGGCACAAGTTCGCCTACCTGCCGTTCGGCGCGGGCCAGCACATCTGCATCGGCAACAACCTAGCGCTGATGTTCGGCGCGCTGGTGCTGGCCATGGTCTCCCAGCGCTACCGCTTCCACGCCATCCCCGGCCGGCGCGTGGACATCTACCCGGGCATCGCCCTGTTGCCCAAGGGCGGCATGCCCATGCGTCCGGAGCGGCGCGGCTGA
- a CDS encoding MupA/Atu3671 family FMN-dependent luciferase-like monooxygenase, producing the protein MKQHHETSAGDFHHLVDLLCHRASTQGDALLYRFLETGDVDGPVEEWSYARLDARARALGALLRASGSPGDRALLLYPPGMEFVAGFMGCLYAGVVAVPCYPPDPTRLERTLPRLRAIAQDCGARYVLTTSFILEMSELFKPQAPELAALQWLASDAVPESMAADWRRPELQGSTTAFLQYTSGSTGNPKGVMVSHANILHNEALITRGFGLDASRSSGMGWLPMFHDMGLIGKVLQPLYLGFPCTLMSPISFLQRPLRWLEAISHFQATCSGGPNFAYDLCVRKATDEDRAKLKLGSWELAFNGAEPVRRETLERFAEAFAPCGFKRTAFYPCYGLAEATLIVTGGTQGEAFVHGDFSADALEQGRAAAPESGDTRARTLVGSGVSAVDQEVLIVQPETRERLGANQVGEVWVRGPSVATGYWERPEETAHAFDARLASGEGPFLRTGDLAFLSEAGQLFVTGRLKDLLIIRGRNLYPQDLELETERAHRAIRAGCCAAFSVEVEGEERLVLAAEVDVRDGFDAGVVVAAVRKALAEQHAVHAHAVVLLQARSIPKTSSGKIQRRATKAAWLAGELEIVEASVAAAEPPPSVPESTIPLKEQLATAEDSQRLSLVEDFLRRAVARALRLDASTLPGDTELAGLGLDSLMVLEVHGQLESELGVALPAAFLWVSPTLEAAALRLLEAWRGVRPEHSLVAPPLSAGPREGEHPLSSGQLRLWFLDRLVPDTALYNLHFQLRLTGALDTGALARSLDALVERHPVLGAAFPEVDGQPRLVVRASVKLSFPVVDLRSIAPDARDAELRRLSLEQAREPFRLAEGPAVRASLVTLGEHEHVLLMTQHHIATDGWSIGVLAHELAALYRAQVTGAASELPAVKLQYTDFARWQQGLGPLLDAQRAYWGKQLAGLPRLELPTDFPRPREPGFQGALHHLTLERSLVESLRALGRREGCTLFVTLTAAWTALLHRYSGQADFAVGTVVANRERPELRDVVGFFAHTLVLRANLSGAPSFRELLSRTRQTFHEALAHADLPFEEVVGAARAPRSGADNPLFQTALLLEALPPTNLSVPGMQWRPVLPVPDGAVEGTSKFDLQLSLAEGAEGLTGALEYRTDLFTPATVARLARQLETLLRAVVDTVETRVDDLPLLGADETRRLLVDWNDFTPASTEDTSIHAQFRAQVARTPDAVAVAGDDATLTYAELDARSNALAWHLRAQGVGTETRVGLCVERSAAMVVAMLGVLKAGGAYVPLDPEYPRERLAYMLEDSGAPVLLTQTHLRGVIPTGSTRVVALEDLSLTEGAQRDTPPPSNTGAGHLAYVIYTSGSTGRPKGVMVPHGGVANFFSAMDTRIGHPPSGTWLAVTSISFDISVLELLWTLTRGFKVVVQGEGASIKAPARASAAHATPMQMSLFYFADDAEASAGDRYKLLLEGAKFADRHGFAAVWTPERHFHAFGGLYPSPSVAGAAIAAVTERVAIRAGSVVLPLHHPVRVAEEWALVDNLSRGRVGISVASGWHANDFVFAPERYEQRRELMLEGLDTVRRLWRGDTLRFPGGANTQVDVTLRPRPVQKELPVWLTAAGNPDTFVTAGRLGCNVLTHLLGQTWEDLEKKLTLYREAWRAAGHAGDGHVTLMLHTFIGEDAATVRAVVEKPFRNYLRSSADLMRGLGRTLGVDLDTATEADLDRLAAQAFERYFETSGLFGTPRSVRERMEQLRALGVDEVGCLIDFGIPADTVLASLPLLHEVKCQADRDGARQRTARSIPLNLREHAVTHLQCTPSLARALLADSESTEALRGLKRWMVGGEALPSSLATSLRQVLSEDARLLNMYGPTETTIWSSTHDVRGESGPVVSIGTPFLRTHFYLLDARLRPVPVGVPGELYIGGAGVVRGYLSRPELTAERFVPDLFSSEPGARLYRTGDRARWRDDGTVEFLGRVDHQLKVRGFRIEAGEIEAVLSARPEVREAVVVAREDSPGDVRLVAYVVARDGQTVDSTALRDAVAQKLPEHMVPSVVVDLPALPLTPNGKVDRKALPAPSATRASRAAYVAPQGQLEQQIADIWKQVLKLEQVGVNDNFFDLGGHSLLMVQVHARLRAVLGEELPLLKLLEYPTVSALARHVRQGSTTPQASPVETAQDRAKRQLESLKRQQQRARKQG; encoded by the coding sequence ATGAAACAGCACCATGAGACGTCCGCGGGGGACTTCCACCACCTCGTGGACCTGCTGTGCCATCGGGCGAGCACCCAGGGCGACGCGCTGCTGTATCGCTTTCTCGAAACGGGAGACGTGGACGGCCCGGTGGAGGAGTGGAGCTACGCGAGGCTGGACGCGCGGGCGCGGGCGCTGGGCGCGCTGCTGCGGGCCTCGGGCTCACCGGGAGACCGTGCGCTGCTGCTGTATCCGCCGGGGATGGAGTTCGTGGCGGGCTTCATGGGCTGCCTGTACGCGGGCGTCGTCGCGGTGCCGTGCTATCCGCCGGACCCGACACGGCTGGAGCGCACCCTGCCCCGCCTGCGGGCCATCGCCCAGGACTGCGGCGCGCGCTACGTGCTCACCACGAGCTTCATCCTGGAGATGTCGGAGCTGTTCAAGCCGCAGGCGCCGGAGCTCGCCGCGCTGCAGTGGCTGGCCAGCGACGCGGTGCCGGAGTCGATGGCGGCGGACTGGCGGCGGCCGGAGCTTCAGGGCAGCACGACGGCGTTCCTCCAGTACACCTCCGGCTCGACGGGCAACCCCAAGGGGGTGATGGTCAGCCACGCCAACATCCTGCACAACGAGGCGCTCATCACCCGGGGCTTCGGGCTGGATGCGTCGCGCTCGTCGGGGATGGGGTGGCTGCCCATGTTCCACGACATGGGGCTCATCGGGAAGGTGCTCCAGCCGCTGTACCTGGGCTTCCCGTGCACGCTGATGTCGCCCATCTCGTTCCTCCAGCGTCCGCTGCGCTGGCTGGAGGCCATCTCCCACTTCCAGGCGACGTGCAGCGGCGGGCCCAACTTCGCGTACGACTTGTGCGTCCGGAAGGCCACCGACGAGGACCGCGCGAAGCTGAAGCTGGGCAGCTGGGAGCTGGCGTTCAACGGCGCGGAGCCGGTGCGGCGAGAGACGCTGGAGCGCTTCGCGGAGGCCTTCGCGCCTTGTGGTTTCAAGCGCACGGCATTCTACCCCTGCTACGGTCTGGCGGAGGCCACGCTCATCGTCACGGGCGGCACGCAGGGCGAGGCGTTCGTCCACGGAGACTTCTCCGCGGACGCGCTGGAGCAGGGTCGCGCGGCGGCGCCGGAGAGCGGTGACACGCGAGCGCGGACGCTGGTGGGCTCGGGCGTGAGCGCGGTGGACCAGGAGGTGCTCATCGTCCAGCCGGAGACGCGCGAGCGGCTCGGCGCGAACCAGGTGGGCGAGGTCTGGGTGCGCGGGCCCAGCGTGGCGACGGGCTACTGGGAGCGTCCCGAGGAGACCGCGCACGCGTTCGACGCGCGGCTCGCGTCAGGCGAGGGGCCGTTCCTGCGCACCGGCGACCTGGCCTTCCTGTCGGAGGCGGGGCAGCTGTTCGTCACCGGCCGACTGAAGGACCTGCTCATCATCCGCGGCCGCAACCTGTATCCGCAGGACCTGGAGCTGGAGACCGAGCGCGCGCATCGCGCCATCCGCGCGGGCTGCTGCGCCGCCTTCAGCGTGGAGGTGGAGGGCGAGGAGCGGCTGGTGCTCGCGGCCGAGGTCGACGTGCGCGACGGCTTCGACGCGGGTGTCGTCGTGGCCGCCGTGCGCAAGGCGCTGGCGGAGCAGCACGCCGTCCACGCACACGCCGTCGTGCTGCTCCAGGCGCGCAGCATCCCGAAGACGTCCAGCGGCAAGATCCAGCGCCGCGCCACGAAGGCGGCCTGGCTCGCGGGTGAGCTCGAAATCGTGGAGGCCTCGGTCGCCGCCGCGGAGCCCCCGCCGAGCGTCCCCGAGTCCACCATCCCGCTCAAGGAGCAGCTGGCCACGGCGGAGGACAGCCAGCGGCTCTCGCTGGTGGAGGACTTCCTGCGCCGGGCCGTGGCGCGCGCGCTGCGCCTGGATGCCTCGACGCTCCCCGGCGATACGGAGCTCGCGGGCCTGGGGCTCGACTCGCTGATGGTGCTGGAGGTGCACGGCCAGCTGGAGTCGGAGCTGGGCGTGGCGCTGCCCGCGGCGTTCCTCTGGGTGAGCCCCACGCTGGAGGCCGCGGCCCTGCGGCTCCTGGAGGCGTGGCGTGGCGTCCGGCCCGAGCACTCGCTGGTGGCACCGCCGCTGAGCGCGGGGCCTCGCGAGGGCGAGCATCCCCTCTCCTCCGGGCAGCTCCGCCTGTGGTTCCTGGACCGCCTGGTCCCCGACACCGCGCTGTACAACCTCCACTTCCAGCTCCGGCTCACGGGGGCACTGGACACCGGGGCCCTGGCGCGGAGCCTGGATGCGCTCGTCGAACGTCACCCCGTGCTGGGCGCGGCGTTCCCGGAGGTCGACGGACAGCCCCGGCTGGTGGTGCGCGCCAGCGTGAAGCTGTCGTTCCCCGTCGTGGACCTGCGATCCATCGCGCCCGACGCACGCGACGCGGAGCTGCGCCGGTTGTCACTGGAGCAGGCGCGTGAGCCCTTCCGGCTGGCCGAGGGCCCCGCGGTGCGCGCGTCCCTGGTGACGCTGGGTGAGCACGAGCACGTGCTGCTGATGACGCAGCACCACATCGCCACCGACGGTTGGTCCATCGGCGTGCTGGCGCACGAGCTGGCGGCGCTGTACCGCGCGCAGGTGACGGGCGCGGCCTCCGAGCTGCCCGCCGTGAAGCTCCAGTACACGGACTTCGCCCGGTGGCAGCAGGGCCTGGGGCCGCTGCTCGACGCCCAGCGCGCGTACTGGGGCAAGCAGCTGGCGGGCCTGCCCCGGCTGGAGCTGCCCACCGACTTCCCGCGTCCGCGCGAGCCCGGGTTCCAGGGCGCGCTGCATCACCTCACGCTGGAGCGCTCGCTGGTCGAGTCCCTGCGCGCCTTGGGACGCCGCGAGGGCTGCACGCTCTTCGTCACGCTGACGGCCGCGTGGACGGCGCTCCTGCACCGCTACAGCGGACAGGCCGACTTCGCCGTGGGCACCGTGGTGGCGAACCGCGAGCGGCCGGAGCTGCGCGACGTGGTGGGCTTCTTCGCGCACACGCTGGTGCTGCGCGCGAACCTCTCCGGCGCGCCGAGCTTCCGCGAGCTGCTCTCCCGCACGCGGCAGACGTTCCACGAGGCGCTGGCGCACGCGGACCTCCCCTTCGAGGAAGTCGTGGGCGCGGCCCGTGCGCCGAGGAGCGGCGCGGACAACCCGCTGTTCCAGACGGCCCTGCTGCTGGAGGCGCTGCCCCCGACGAACCTGTCGGTGCCCGGCATGCAGTGGCGTCCGGTGCTGCCCGTGCCGGATGGCGCGGTGGAGGGAACCTCGAAGTTCGACCTCCAGCTCTCGCTCGCGGAGGGCGCGGAGGGGCTCACCGGCGCGCTCGAGTACCGCACCGACTTGTTCACGCCCGCCACCGTGGCGCGGCTGGCCCGTCAGCTGGAGACGCTGCTGCGCGCGGTGGTCGACACCGTGGAGACGCGGGTGGACGACCTGCCGCTGCTCGGCGCGGACGAGACGCGGCGGCTGCTGGTGGACTGGAATGACTTCACGCCCGCGAGCACCGAGGACACCTCCATCCACGCGCAGTTCCGGGCGCAGGTGGCCAGGACTCCGGACGCGGTGGCGGTGGCCGGTGATGACGCGACGCTGACGTACGCGGAGCTGGACGCGCGCTCCAACGCGCTGGCGTGGCACCTGCGCGCCCAGGGCGTCGGCACCGAGACGCGCGTGGGGCTGTGCGTGGAGCGCTCGGCCGCGATGGTGGTGGCGATGCTGGGGGTGCTCAAGGCTGGCGGCGCGTACGTGCCGTTGGACCCCGAGTATCCCCGCGAGCGGCTGGCGTACATGCTGGAGGACTCGGGCGCGCCGGTGTTGCTCACGCAGACGCACCTGCGCGGCGTCATCCCCACGGGGAGCACACGCGTCGTCGCGTTGGAGGACCTGTCCCTGACGGAGGGCGCGCAGCGGGACACGCCTCCGCCGTCGAACACGGGCGCGGGCCACCTGGCGTACGTCATCTACACCTCCGGCTCCACGGGGCGCCCCAAGGGCGTCATGGTGCCGCACGGGGGCGTGGCCAACTTCTTCTCGGCCATGGACACGCGCATCGGCCATCCACCCTCGGGCACGTGGCTGGCCGTGACGAGCATCTCCTTCGACATCTCCGTGCTGGAGCTGCTGTGGACGCTCACGCGCGGCTTCAAGGTGGTGGTCCAGGGCGAGGGCGCGTCCATCAAGGCGCCGGCCCGGGCCTCGGCGGCGCACGCCACGCCGATGCAGATGAGCCTCTTCTACTTCGCGGACGACGCGGAGGCCTCCGCGGGCGACCGCTACAAGCTGCTGCTGGAGGGCGCGAAGTTCGCGGACCGCCACGGCTTCGCGGCGGTGTGGACGCCCGAGCGTCACTTCCACGCGTTCGGTGGGCTGTATCCCAGCCCGTCCGTGGCGGGCGCGGCCATCGCGGCGGTGACGGAGCGCGTGGCCATCCGCGCGGGCAGCGTGGTGCTGCCGCTGCACCATCCGGTGCGCGTCGCGGAGGAGTGGGCGCTGGTGGACAACCTGTCGCGAGGCCGCGTGGGCATCTCCGTCGCCTCCGGCTGGCACGCGAACGACTTCGTCTTCGCGCCCGAGCGCTACGAGCAGCGCCGCGAGCTGATGCTGGAGGGCCTGGACACGGTGCGCCGCCTGTGGCGCGGCGACACGCTGCGCTTCCCGGGAGGCGCGAACACCCAGGTGGACGTCACCCTGCGGCCGCGTCCGGTGCAGAAGGAGCTGCCGGTGTGGCTCACGGCGGCGGGCAACCCCGACACGTTCGTCACCGCGGGGCGCCTGGGCTGCAACGTCCTCACCCACCTGCTGGGGCAGACGTGGGAGGACCTGGAGAAGAAGCTGACCCTCTACCGTGAGGCCTGGCGCGCGGCCGGGCACGCGGGCGACGGGCACGTCACGCTGATGCTGCACACGTTCATCGGCGAGGACGCCGCGACGGTGCGCGCGGTGGTGGAGAAGCCCTTCCGGAACTACCTGCGCAGCTCCGCGGACCTGATGCGTGGATTGGGCCGCACGCTGGGCGTGGACCTGGACACCGCCACCGAGGCGGACCTGGACCGGCTGGCCGCGCAGGCCTTCGAGCGCTACTTCGAGACGAGCGGGCTCTTCGGAACGCCGCGCTCCGTGCGCGAGCGGATGGAGCAACTGCGCGCCCTGGGCGTGGACGAGGTGGGCTGCCTCATCGACTTCGGCATCCCCGCGGACACCGTGCTGGCCAGCCTGCCGCTCCTGCACGAGGTGAAGTGCCAGGCCGACCGTGACGGCGCGCGCCAGCGCACCGCGCGCTCCATCCCGCTCAACCTGCGCGAGCACGCCGTGACGCATCTGCAGTGCACGCCCTCGCTGGCGCGCGCCCTGCTCGCGGACTCCGAGTCCACCGAGGCCCTGCGTGGCCTGAAGCGGTGGATGGTGGGCGGCGAGGCCCTCCCCTCCTCCCTGGCGACGTCGCTGCGACAGGTGCTCTCCGAGGACGCACGGCTGCTCAACATGTACGGCCCCACGGAGACGACCATCTGGTCCTCCACGCACGACGTGCGCGGCGAGTCGGGGCCGGTGGTGTCCATCGGCACGCCGTTCCTCCGGACCCACTTCTATCTGCTCGACGCGCGGCTGCGGCCGGTGCCCGTGGGCGTGCCGGGCGAGCTCTACATCGGCGGCGCGGGCGTGGTGCGCGGCTACCTGTCGAGGCCGGAGCTGACGGCAGAGCGCTTCGTGCCGGACCTGTTCTCCTCCGAGCCGGGCGCCCGGCTGTATCGCACCGGAGACCGGGCCCGCTGGCGCGACGACGGGACGGTGGAGTTCCTGGGCCGCGTGGACCACCAGCTCAAGGTGCGCGGCTTCCGCATCGAGGCGGGTGAAATCGAGGCGGTGCTCAGCGCGCGGCCGGAGGTGCGCGAGGCGGTCGTCGTGGCCCGCGAGGACTCGCCGGGTGACGTGCGGCTGGTGGCCTACGTGGTGGCGCGCGACGGGCAGACGGTGGACTCGACGGCGCTGCGCGACGCGGTGGCGCAGAAGCTGCCCGAGCACATGGTGCCCTCCGTGGTGGTGGACCTGCCCGCGCTGCCGCTCACGCCCAACGGCAAGGTGGACCGCAAGGCCCTGCCCGCCCCCAGCGCGACGCGGGCCTCA
- the hppD gene encoding 4-hydroxyphenylpyruvate dioxygenase, with the protein MVLTNVEHAELYVGDAVLSAYYFCHALGFRMVASGGPESGLAGRRSFVLEQGAARLVVTSALGSEDEVAGYVRQHGDSVRDIALGTPDVVAAFEEAVRRGARPVASPQVFEADGQRVVKATLAGPGGWVHSLVQRDTPGGAFLPGVYLPVDAGPSGGAALFRDVDHFAFALRPGTLLDTAAFYEDVLGFEQTHQEDVRTEYSGMSSRVVQAAGGRICFPLQEPVSGTRRGQLEDFVDAHGGAGVQHLAFLADDIVRAVDSLGQRGVGLLDAPRGYYEALEARLGSLGPFRRDQLQSRNILMDRDAWGLLLQVFTRSQHARRTLFFEVIQRHQARGFGGANIQALYAAKEQDATRAVG; encoded by the coding sequence GTGGTGCTCACGAACGTGGAGCATGCGGAGCTGTATGTGGGCGACGCGGTCCTCTCCGCCTACTACTTCTGCCATGCGCTGGGCTTCCGGATGGTGGCGAGCGGCGGGCCGGAGTCGGGGCTCGCGGGGCGACGCTCCTTCGTGCTGGAGCAAGGCGCCGCGAGGCTCGTCGTCACCTCGGCGCTGGGCTCCGAGGACGAGGTGGCCGGATACGTCCGGCAACACGGTGACAGCGTGCGGGACATCGCGCTGGGCACCCCCGATGTCGTCGCCGCGTTCGAAGAAGCGGTGCGCCGGGGCGCGCGTCCGGTGGCCAGCCCCCAGGTCTTCGAGGCGGACGGACAGCGCGTGGTGAAGGCCACGCTCGCCGGGCCCGGAGGCTGGGTGCACTCGCTCGTCCAGCGGGACACGCCCGGGGGCGCGTTCCTCCCGGGCGTCTACCTGCCCGTGGACGCGGGGCCGTCTGGAGGCGCCGCGCTGTTTCGCGACGTGGACCACTTCGCCTTCGCCCTGCGGCCGGGCACGCTGCTGGACACGGCGGCCTTCTACGAGGACGTGCTCGGCTTCGAGCAGACCCACCAGGAGGACGTGCGCACCGAGTACAGCGGCATGAGCTCGCGCGTGGTGCAGGCGGCTGGCGGGCGCATCTGCTTCCCGCTGCAGGAGCCCGTCTCCGGCACGCGTCGGGGACAGCTGGAGGACTTCGTGGACGCCCACGGCGGCGCGGGCGTGCAGCACCTGGCGTTCCTGGCGGACGACATCGTCCGCGCGGTGGACTCGCTGGGGCAGCGCGGCGTGGGCCTGCTCGACGCGCCCCGGGGCTACTACGAGGCGCTGGAGGCGCGGCTCGGCTCGCTGGGGCCGTTCCGCCGCGACCAGCTCCAGTCGCGCAACATCCTGATGGACCGCGATGCCTGGGGGCTCTTGCTCCAGGTCTTCACCCGCTCGCAGCACGCGCGGCGCACGCTGTTCTTCGAGGTCATCCAGCGCCACCAGGCGCGCGGCTTCGGCGGCGCCAACATCCAGGCGCTCTACGCCGCCAAGGAGCAGGACGCCACGCGCGCCGTGGGCTGA
- a CDS encoding cyclic peptide export ABC transporter, translating to MSLLALLFKKSKLPIILAALLGILTGACSAALVAAMNQALTSRTVADAMPLMPVFVGLAVAVLVLRIISQLQLASMQQEALLDLRLSLCRRILEAPLRKLEEAGPHKLLAALTEDISVINSTIAVIPGVIICLATLVGCLVYLAWLSGPLLGLILGVIALVMASVALPNRYAYGQFFKRRETHDAMYSGFRTLIDGSKELQLHHARSEDFFNRDLKPTAEEVSRISLTTSKLFIITGSWGGFMVMAVIGFILFGVPRFQEVEMSTLAAYALVVLYLQQPLDGLMNQWPNLSRSHVAMKKLEKLGLSLEDPEPSASDNGMPRDFQRIELVGLGHTYRRELDGASFTLGPIDATLRRGELVFLVGGNGSGKTTLAKLFTGLYAPEQGELRVDGVPVTAATRRAYRQLFSAVFFDFHLFERMLGLDHPGMEDKARQYLSRLQLERKVRVEDGKLSTVALSQGQRKRLALLTSFLEDRPIYVFDEWAADQDPVFRELFYREMLPALRDQGKLVFVISHDDRYFHLADRVLKLEAGQLVPSSAPLVTAVPA from the coding sequence GTGTCATTGCTCGCCCTGCTCTTCAAGAAGTCGAAGCTGCCCATCATCCTCGCCGCGTTGCTGGGCATCCTCACGGGCGCCTGTAGCGCGGCGCTCGTCGCGGCGATGAACCAGGCCCTGACGTCCCGGACGGTGGCGGACGCGATGCCGCTGATGCCCGTCTTCGTGGGGCTGGCGGTGGCCGTGCTGGTGCTGCGAATCATCTCCCAGCTCCAGCTGGCGTCCATGCAACAGGAGGCGCTGCTGGACCTGCGGCTGTCCTTGTGTCGTCGCATCCTGGAGGCGCCCCTGCGCAAGCTGGAGGAGGCCGGGCCGCACAAGCTGCTCGCCGCGCTGACCGAGGACATCAGCGTCATCAACAGCACCATCGCCGTCATCCCCGGGGTCATCATCTGTCTGGCGACGCTGGTCGGCTGTCTCGTGTATCTCGCGTGGCTGTCGGGTCCCCTCCTGGGGCTCATCCTGGGCGTCATCGCGCTGGTGATGGCGAGCGTGGCGTTGCCCAACCGCTATGCCTACGGGCAGTTCTTCAAACGGCGTGAAACACACGACGCGATGTACAGCGGCTTTCGCACGCTCATCGACGGCTCGAAGGAGCTGCAGCTCCACCACGCGCGCAGCGAGGACTTCTTCAACCGGGACCTGAAGCCGACGGCGGAGGAGGTCTCACGGATCTCCCTGACGACGAGCAAGCTCTTCATCATCACCGGCAGCTGGGGCGGCTTCATGGTGATGGCCGTCATCGGCTTCATCCTCTTCGGCGTGCCGCGCTTCCAGGAGGTGGAGATGTCCACGCTGGCGGCGTACGCGCTGGTGGTGCTCTACCTGCAGCAGCCGCTCGACGGGCTGATGAACCAGTGGCCCAACCTGTCGCGCAGCCACGTGGCGATGAAGAAGCTGGAGAAGCTGGGCCTGTCGCTGGAGGACCCCGAGCCCTCGGCGTCCGACAACGGCATGCCGCGCGACTTCCAGCGCATCGAGCTGGTCGGCCTTGGCCACACCTACCGACGCGAGCTGGACGGCGCCAGCTTCACGCTGGGCCCCATCGACGCGACGCTGCGGCGCGGGGAGCTGGTGTTCCTGGTGGGCGGCAACGGCAGCGGCAAGACGACGCTGGCCAAGCTGTTCACCGGCCTCTACGCCCCCGAGCAGGGCGAGCTGCGCGTGGACGGCGTCCCCGTCACCGCCGCCACCCGGCGCGCCTACCGGCAGCTGTTCTCCGCCGTCTTCTTCGACTTCCACCTCTTCGAGCGGATGCTCGGCCTGGACCACCCCGGCATGGAGGACAAGGCCCGCCAGTACCTCTCCCGCCTGCAGCTCGAGCGGAAGGTCCGGGTGGAGGACGGCAAGCTGTCCACCGTGGCGCTGTCACAGGGGCAGCGCAAGCGCCTGGCCCTGCTCACCTCGTTCCTGGAGGACCGCCCCATCTACGTCTTCGACGAGTGGGCCGCGGACCAGGACCCGGTGTTCCGCGAGCTGTTCTACCGCGAGATGCTCCCGGCGCTCAGGGACCAGGGCAAGCTCGTCTTCGTCATCAGCCACGACGACCGCTACTTCCACCTGGCGGACCGCGTGCTCAAGCTCGAGGCCGGGCAGCTCGTGCCCTCCTCCGCGCCCCTGGTGACGGCCGTGCCCGCGTGA